Proteins encoded in a region of the Elaeis guineensis isolate ETL-2024a chromosome 7, EG11, whole genome shotgun sequence genome:
- the LOC105048840 gene encoding uncharacterized protein isoform X2, with protein MDFCLPAAKRGFGTEPMKKEKNNDTKKLKESMPSASESSKLISGKPKSRIQRAPQLTSGIDRKSSDAVLDRQFLEKVENVRRSALEQKKAEEDQLNQAIDYDAPIESEQNTIGLGTKLGVGAAVLVFGLVFAFGDFLPYGSVGPSEDATVVEKKLTEKQKATLEAKLQEYEAILSKSPEDPTALEGAAVTLVELGKYERASSLLDKLTKERPNNVDAYRLLGEVKYELKDYEGSASAYRSSLSASNSIDFEVLRGLTNSLLAAKRPNEAVQLLLSSWEQLNGESFRGSDISVDANGDLEKKTQKIDPIQVDLLLGKAYSDWGHISDAVAVYDELISEHPNDFRGYLAKGIILKENGKVGDAERMLIQARFFAPDNAKALVDRYSGK; from the exons ATGGATTTCTGCCTCCCCGCAGCG AAACGTGGTTTCGGGACTGAACCTATGAAGAAAGAAAAG AATAATGATACGAAGAAATTGAAGGAGAGCATGCCTTCTGCATCAGAATCAAG CAAATTGATTTCTGGAAAGCCTAAATCGAGAATTCAGC GGGCACCTCAATTAACTAGTGGTATTGATCGAAAATCAAGTGATGCAGTCTTAGATCGGCAATTCTTGGAGAAAGTGGAGAATGTCAGGAG GTCTGCACTTGAGCAGAAAAAAGCTGAGGAGGACCAACTTAATCAAGCAATAGATTATGATGCACCTATTGAATCGGAACAGAATACAATTGGTCTTGGTACCAAG TTGGGAGTTGGAGCAGCTGTTCTTGTTTTTGGTTTGGTTTTTGCTTTCGGGGACTTTCTCCCATATGGAAG TGTTGGCCCTAGTGAGGATGCTACTGTAGTTGAGAAAAAACTTACAGAAAAACAGAAAGCAACACTTGAG GCAAAACTTCAAGAATATGAGGCAATACTTAGCAAATCACCAGAAGATCCAACTGCTCTTGAA GGAGCCGCAGTGACATTGGTAGAACTAGGAAAATATGAACGAGCATCATCTCTCCTTGATAAGCTAACCAAG GAAAGGCCTAATAATGTTGATGCATATCGTTTACTAGGGGAAGTGAAATATGAACTCAAGGATTATGAAGGGAGTGCTTCAGCATACAGGAGCTCATTATCT GCCTCTAATAGCATTGATTTTGAAGTTCTTCGTGGGCTCACAAATTCATTGCTTGCTGCTAAAAGACCTAATGAG GCAGTTCAGCTACTTTTATCATCCTGGGAACAATTGAATGGAGAAAGCTTTAGAGGATCTGATATTTCTGTGGATGCAAATGGTGACCTGGAAAAGAAAACACAGAAGATTGATCCAATCCAA GTTGACTTGCTTCTGGGGAAAGCTTATTCTGATTGGGGTCATATAAGTGATGCTGTGGCTGTTTATGATGAGCTCATCTCTGAGCATCCGAATGACTTCCGAGGTTACTTGGCAAAG GGGATCATATTGAAAGAAAATGGTAAAGTTGGAGATGCAGAAAGGATGCTTATTCAA GCAAGGTTCTTTGCACCAGATAATGCAAAGGCACTCGTTGATCGATATTCAGGAAAATGA
- the LOC105048840 gene encoding uncharacterized protein isoform X1 yields MDFCLPAAACIPGSGSSILVGRCMSIKYNREICETNNILCFASKKRGFGTEPMKKEKNNDTKKLKESMPSASESSKLISGKPKSRIQRAPQLTSGIDRKSSDAVLDRQFLEKVENVRRSALEQKKAEEDQLNQAIDYDAPIESEQNTIGLGTKLGVGAAVLVFGLVFAFGDFLPYGSVGPSEDATVVEKKLTEKQKATLEAKLQEYEAILSKSPEDPTALEGAAVTLVELGKYERASSLLDKLTKERPNNVDAYRLLGEVKYELKDYEGSASAYRSSLSASNSIDFEVLRGLTNSLLAAKRPNEAVQLLLSSWEQLNGESFRGSDISVDANGDLEKKTQKIDPIQVDLLLGKAYSDWGHISDAVAVYDELISEHPNDFRGYLAKGIILKENGKVGDAERMLIQARFFAPDNAKALVDRYSGK; encoded by the exons ATGGATTTCTGCCTCCCCGCAGCG GCATGCATTCCAGGTTCTGGAAGTAGCATACTTGTCGGGAGATGTATGTCAATTAAGTACAATCGGGAAATTTGTGAGACTAATAATATACTTTGTTTTGCTTCAAAGAAACGTGGTTTCGGGACTGAACCTATGAAGAAAGAAAAG AATAATGATACGAAGAAATTGAAGGAGAGCATGCCTTCTGCATCAGAATCAAG CAAATTGATTTCTGGAAAGCCTAAATCGAGAATTCAGC GGGCACCTCAATTAACTAGTGGTATTGATCGAAAATCAAGTGATGCAGTCTTAGATCGGCAATTCTTGGAGAAAGTGGAGAATGTCAGGAG GTCTGCACTTGAGCAGAAAAAAGCTGAGGAGGACCAACTTAATCAAGCAATAGATTATGATGCACCTATTGAATCGGAACAGAATACAATTGGTCTTGGTACCAAG TTGGGAGTTGGAGCAGCTGTTCTTGTTTTTGGTTTGGTTTTTGCTTTCGGGGACTTTCTCCCATATGGAAG TGTTGGCCCTAGTGAGGATGCTACTGTAGTTGAGAAAAAACTTACAGAAAAACAGAAAGCAACACTTGAG GCAAAACTTCAAGAATATGAGGCAATACTTAGCAAATCACCAGAAGATCCAACTGCTCTTGAA GGAGCCGCAGTGACATTGGTAGAACTAGGAAAATATGAACGAGCATCATCTCTCCTTGATAAGCTAACCAAG GAAAGGCCTAATAATGTTGATGCATATCGTTTACTAGGGGAAGTGAAATATGAACTCAAGGATTATGAAGGGAGTGCTTCAGCATACAGGAGCTCATTATCT GCCTCTAATAGCATTGATTTTGAAGTTCTTCGTGGGCTCACAAATTCATTGCTTGCTGCTAAAAGACCTAATGAG GCAGTTCAGCTACTTTTATCATCCTGGGAACAATTGAATGGAGAAAGCTTTAGAGGATCTGATATTTCTGTGGATGCAAATGGTGACCTGGAAAAGAAAACACAGAAGATTGATCCAATCCAA GTTGACTTGCTTCTGGGGAAAGCTTATTCTGATTGGGGTCATATAAGTGATGCTGTGGCTGTTTATGATGAGCTCATCTCTGAGCATCCGAATGACTTCCGAGGTTACTTGGCAAAG GGGATCATATTGAAAGAAAATGGTAAAGTTGGAGATGCAGAAAGGATGCTTATTCAA GCAAGGTTCTTTGCACCAGATAATGCAAAGGCACTCGTTGATCGATATTCAGGAAAATGA